The genomic segment gtttaatCATGTGATTCAGattcaacaacaaaacctcagaaaaaacaacacattaataAAATCCAAATTAAAAAGCCACGAAAGGTCATGGTGACCTCCAAAGCTTTCCAAATGTAAGTAGCCCTGATTGCATGAGAGCTGAAATGCAACATACTTACAGCACTCAAGTAACCCACAACAGACTGAACAATGATGTGGGATGTTGTTCAATCTTTGAAGAGCTCGCCTCGTACAGTCGGCAGATTGAACGCGTCCCCTTCTCCTAGTTGGCCGGATGTTTACCAAAAGCAGGGGAGATCACTCCTCCAGCATGAGGTCGGACTGACGTCTCTGATTGTTTCATTGGTTGAAGAAATTGACCGCCGTATTTTGTTTTCGTCTGCTGTGTACCGATTAAACGGTGTAAGAGGAAATACATCTTCCTTTAGAAGACCAATGAAAATTATACAGATTATATTATCCATTTTTTGCACCtttattgtgtgtgggtggttttgtttttgttttttgggtaatgttcaactttagaatactaaactcaggggggctgtttagacgaaaaacaaagggtgtcttaggctcacctcgatgcgctaagttgaatggaaccctcagctaagctgtacgaccactactttcccatgaaactgcgacaattttatacacagtaagctcagccgatcacagccagagcaaccacctgcaagccattttgactgcgatcaaaatggcgtgcaggtggggaaggagtactcagcttactgtgtatttgtcgcagtttcatgggaaaggagtggtcctagagcttagctgagggttccattcaactcagcgcatcgaggtgagcctaaaataccccttgtttttcgtctaaacagcccccctgagtttagtattctaaagttgaacattaccgttttttgttgtttatttggatAGTGAAGAGGGATACTGCTGGTGCAAATTCACTTTCGTGTTCACGTTTTTCTGTGCCTGTAGTTAGTGTCCCGATTCTTCTGACAACAAGGATAGAACAGGGCGGAAGGTGGGGAAATACTGTCGTACAAATTTAGTtacaaatgactttttttttctttttctctttttagaCACTGACCTCAATTTTGATGCAATGAAGTTATGTATGTATTGCCTCCCTTTAACTATTTATTTATAAATAATTACCGATGGCAACGTATGATACGAATACTGACAAAGTTTTgcgaaaaagcgaaagaaaaaacaacgtAAAATGACTGTGGAAATGTCAATTGCTTTCTGTGCTCTTCTTCATAGTGCAATGACCATTGAAAATAATCATTTTGTTTAAGTTAACCACTCACAAACTGAAATAGGGTTATCACattgactttgtttacacacataaGTGAATAAAGAGGAGAAATATTGTACCAAACTCTGCTATGTTTTATGCCATATTCTCAAGATAATCTCTGTTGTATTTTTCCGCCCATGCACTTACAGGTGGCAAGTTAATGTATATGTGTTGGCAGATTCACATTGACTGTCAATGGAATGAGTTGGCTCTCTCAAGTCCAAGCAAGCTTGAGGCCATCATGCAGTCTTGACAGTCAATTTCTGTCATGATTTTGTGATTATTACTATGAATGTTAATCAGAACAGGCTCTACTAAACTCCAACAAAGTGACTTGATAGCAGTTCAACTTCAAGATCTCCTTAGGTGTGTATGGCCTTTAGGTGACCCAACTTTCATAGCTCCCTGTGGACTACTGGCACTGGAATTGCATCAAACAAGTCTTGGTCTGGCTATGTATGGAGAATATgagatgagtggtgtgggagtaatgccactgaagtgGCATGGAATATGtggcacaaaaacaaagaaagattatAACCAAAAACTGTAGACACAggaaaaacatagaaaacataaataaaaacaaaacaaaaaaaccaccaccaacaaatttGAGACAAATTATTTATTAATACTTGTAAATTGATCTACATTCTAAGTTAACAAGTAAAAACAAACAGCTTGTATCTTtttttgtgcatgacatcaacTAAATAAGTGAACAAAAGTgaatataataacaacaaaatgaagtATGCTGGAATTCACTTTTGAAAGTTGAAAAACAGAACTGGACATTAACTTAATTAAAGGATTATTTTCCACTGGGTGGGTGGTGTACAAAAATGTTTGCCTCACAGGAAAAAGGGAATAAATTCTTGTTTTGAATAAATCACTTTTTTTAAAACTGTCAACGGAGATTGTGCAAGAAACAGACAATGATCAAGCCTGGCACTTCATCACTGCTCCCTCTGATAAGAAGATATCCTTGTTGAACATTAAAAATCAGACATGTACAGTAACTTTCCTGTTTGGATACTTTATCTAAACATACAGTTTTGTCATGATCACAGATGACTTGAACTGAGTAATACAGACATCTGCAAGTTACTCTATGTTTTTCAAAGATCTTATTCATGGATGAAAATCATTCACGTGCAGAAATGGACACATTTACATGTGAACAAATGGCATTAGCATGAAGAAATGAACACATATGTAATTAACAAATGGACATGTGTGCCATATACCAGTGATTACATGAATCAATaagcacacacatattctctctctctctctctctctctcactctttggtCAAACACACATGCCACAAATGCATAAACAATCCCCTTTGACATtaacacacaacagacagcaaACATGCATGACCACAGGAAACAAGAATCAGGGCCGACGAACCAGCACATTAAAGAAATGATACACCTCCTCCACATCCACGACCCCGACAACAGTGTCACATTCTTCACAAAGCACAGGGTGAAACTGGTCTCTGGAGCTGGAGGAGGACACGCTCTCTTCCACATGACTCCCATTCTCCCCTAAGCCCCCTGACTGTCCTTTGGACTTTTTTGACTTTTTGAATTTCTTCTTGGCAGCTTGTTCAGGAACGCTCAGCAACTCCGACTTGTTGATTTTGCAGTTCATCACGAACATGGCTCGGAATTGATTTGGGTAGATGTCGTGTCTGCAAAACATAAAGATAACAAGACTGGATACAAAACTGAAAGTTGATAATGTGGTTTCCCATTCAAATTATTTAATACAAATTTTCAAAATTCAAAAACTAATATTTTAAATTACAATTAATTTACATTTCTCACTGAATCAGCTTTCTTTATTAGAAGCATTCAATGAATAGGAAatatggtgtttttttcttgtgttatCTTCCACGACACTGCAATCAgtggattaaaaaagaaaacaacaaaatcataatacAACTGTCACTTTAGTCAAATTTTGGGGGTCAGTAACCAAAATATCTATTCAATTATACAGATGCTACATCTGCTGGTAAATAAAATATTCATAAAAAAGACACTccatattaaaagaaagaaaaaaaagtttctcttcAAAACATCAACAATCTGCAACTGAGCATGATTCTGACTTCCAACTTCAAATTCCAAAAGCCATTTCTGCTCTTGAAAAAATATGATTGAAATTGCTTGACACTTTACATTTTTTGTGGCAAGTATCATCTTAACCAACAGAAACTTGATCCATACAGTTTCCTGCTGGAATGAGAAGAATTGTGCACTGCAGTGAGCCCTCACCTCTGACAGTCCAGACACAATGTTATCATGCAGGCTGGACAATCCAGAACAGCATCAGTCGTTGGTGCTGCCTGCTGCTTCCCAGCTTTCTTCTGGCCTCCTGGCCTCTGCTGGCGCTTCCCCTGGTGTCTCTGTCGCTGCTGGTCCACCCACTGTTGATCTTCCTCATCCATATGCGGGTCATAGAGCAAGTCGTCATTGGAGGGTTTTGTATGGTGCCTCGGAACGCGggcttccccttccccttcataGTTGTCTTCATCGTCGGAATCGAAGTAGATGTCATTGTAGAaatcttgttttctcttttccccaCCAGTGCTGCTGCCAGGCATCACTGTGTCTGTTCCTGAAGCTGTGCTGGAGTTTGCAGTTGGTTCTTGAACTGGTTTGGAAGCTGATAAAAACATACAGATTTTGGTATGGTTAACTTATTTTATAAGGAACCAGTTCTGTTCATGACACTAACAgctaaataataaatatatatagacaAAACTATAATGTGTTGTTGCTCTTCATTTTCTGAAAAACAacattgtttttcatttttactcACTATAGTCTATACTCTACAGCTTATGATTTTTTTCTCATAATTCTTCCTGAGATTCTCGAGttaaacttaaatcaataatatCATCACACAGTATCAGAATGTCAATGATACTATTGATGCCAAATTCAATTTTCCAAACCAGTGATCAGTTACATTTCTACCAAAGCAAAGAATGCATTATGACAAAAATGTCACATCAAATGAAGACATGACaaaaattattgttttttttgttgttgtttaattttttttattttttttttagtacaaccAGCTCTTGTGATGTGATGAAGCTGTGAAGCTACATATACCAATTCCATATTTTTTCCTTGACTAGATCAGATACGGCTCAAGTCTATACAATCATTTGTAATTCCAGAGAGCTGGCTTAGActtatttttgttcttctgtttccTCCCAAAGtttatgtattatatataatgATGTTCAAATTTCTTTAAAAGAGCTAACTTCATTCCAGTTTCTTAAAAGGGCTAACTATAATCTGTCTACATTCataactcccccacccttcccccccaattTCATGTACACATCCAAACTCAGCAAATAATGTTTTTGTCTCCAGGAGCTCATTCAAATATGTGTATGAGGTGCTGCGACTTGAACATTGTAACagttgttagtggtgtgtgtgtgtgtgtgtgtgtgtgtgtgtgtgtgtgtgtgtgtgtgtgtgtgtgcatgtgtgtgtgtgtgtggctgattaaCTGGGCGGAGatagtttctttgttgttttttttcagatttcttcATTTAAACTGTCTTCAGTAAAACTCCAAGTCCTTGCTTTATGAATCTGTTGTAATACTTGTCAAGTCGATTGGAATTCAAAGAtaacaaaaaacccccagcaaaCCTCACCTCTGGATTTCTCCAGCATTGACACGGTCTTGTCCagctctgcattcatttctttttcaaacTCATCCTCACTGgaggactgctgctgctgctctttgaACTGCAAAGACCTGGCCTGTCCGGATGTCTGGCTTGCCCTCTGGTGTTGCTCCTTGGCATGGCTGTTGCAAAGACGCCGCCGTTGCTCCGGTGTACCATGCAGGATAATGTCAATTTCATCTTCAGAgctgggagaagaaaaaaaacaaataaacttaagCAACACTTAAACTatcttaaccttcgctggctgtcgtgTTTGACTACatacggaagctcatgtgggtcgtccatgacccataccgctgtcgcttttgactacacacggaagctcatgtgggtcatccACGACCtatacctttaaagagacaaaaacctttatattcctccaaagcttgtgtgggtcgtgcacgacccatacttagtaaagagacaaaaacctgtatattcctccaaagcttataacaaaatatagaaaaggaaaacatattttAACAactaattacacacacatgcgctcgcacacacacacacagactcacaaaaacacatacactcagaagaaacacatgctcacgcattcacacactcacatacacacaaacactcacacacacacaactgatcacacacacaaacgcataacaccacatgcacatacatataaaccctacttatgcacacagagatagatagatagagagagacagagacagacagacacagaaaatgactcatagcatcctatacacgcacaatcaaagatattcagtcacacaggtacatgctgttaaagggatggaagggggttatagctgaagacaggcaaaAGGGAcggtgcagggagggggtggggggtggcagtgggagagtagtggggtagtgaggcgaTTGAAAGTAAAATTTCTTTATTTACCTTCACCAATttcaaattaaaccttctgaaatcactattaaaaaggtatgggtcatgcatgacccacacaggctttcgaggggtgaccacgttttttcctctttaaaaagcatgggtcatacacgacccacacaagcgtccgtgtgtagttaaaatgccacctttaattactcattaactaattaatgaattttttcatttttttggcaaaagttggccttttaggtgtaggaagcatttctgaaattttgtaggaaaatattaagaattggctgagatatttgtgtttttgtacccttctgggtcgtgtatgacccacaatagccagcgaaggttGAAGCAAGCTGACCTTCAGTTGTGACTGGAAAAAGCTTGAACAGGAAAAATGTGCATCATgggatctgatgtgtgtgtgtgtgtgtgtgtgtgtgtgtgtgtgtgtgtgtgtgacaagtttgCTGAACAAGACCCTATTcgaatttctttttaatttgatCTGATCTaccttttcattttattctgtgtCATTATGTTCTTCTTTCACTCCTGCAGGATATGAAAGGGTCAAAAGGCCTGACCAgtccattgtcttttttttcttcttgtctcttGGCAGCCAACTTTTAGGTGTGGGGGCGGTTTGTCTGGTGCAAattacaataatagtaataagttatgatgatgataacaataacacagTAAACACTGTGGTGATTGGGTGCtgagggtaggtgtgggtggtgggcaTTATCAGGTGCAGCTTCTTTCACCATCCCCCACTTCAAGGGTGTGGTAAAGCCCAATCTGCCTTCTACAGTATCAGGCCAACCACAGTTCTCGAGACGTCTGATGGATGGGTTGGAGAGTTGGGAGCGATCTGGGAGCTTATAGTTTTACAGAGTATGAACGTAGATCTGAGTAAACCTTTGGTCAGGTTGCTCATGTTTTTGTTCGGTGAAAGTTGCGCTGTTCCAGGGGGTGAGTCCtgagggagtatgtgtgtgcagtctCCTTTTGACGGCATCCAGCGATGGTAAGCTCTTCTGGGGCAGTTACTGAGATACTGTGCAAGGGAAAAGGCGAACTTTCGTAATGTGTGCGTTGCGATGGAATGTCGTATGCCAGTGAGTTCGAGTGAATCTTCAGCCCACCTCCTTTTTTCATATCCTACCTTTCAGCCCTTTCTTGGTCGCTTTCGTCTCCTAGATCAAAATAATCGTAAGTTCTGTCAGAAACGAACTGAGACATTTCGAAGAGTAGATCACGTTGTTGAGACCGTAAACTGGACGCAGTCAGAACGGAAGTTTAAGGGAAGATAACCCTGTAATGATAGGAAAGAGTTCTGCCGAATGGATTCGTTTAAATATTCTCTACTTTCGAAATTTTGGGATCGTCTtttgacggggtggggggtgaatggggACGGATGGACATGACAAGCAAGACAAAACAACGGTAATTCCGTCAAAACAACTGGTGCATTCCAAAACTGACTTGATTCGAGTATGTAAGGAAGGCAGtacgctcagtttcagtttcagtagctcaaggaggcgtcactgcgttcggacaaatccatatacgctacaccacatctgccaagcagatgcctgaccagcagcgtaacccaacgcgcttagtcaggccttgagaaaaaaaaagaagaaaaaaaaaagaagaaaggtgaataagtaatagataagcttacataaataaataaatagataataattacaATTGCAGTACGCTCATATCTTAATGATTAGAATTACCAATGAGTTTAGTGTAATTACATTACACGTCATCTGTATCTTTatttataaaaagaagaaaaaattaacaATTTAAATGCAAGAGCTGATGTGGCTACAATACTTAATGTTATATCAATGTGATTAGGGATCAGTAACTGAATACTGACAACACTTTCAAGAGTGGACTGAAAGGGCGGTAGGCTGGATAAAGCATTGATCAACTGACAGatgataatttgttgttgttgcatagcTGACTTATATATAGTAGCAGCATCGTTATACTCGTCAAAAAATACATCTTAGATAACAAATACTCATGCTGAACTGCTGTGTAATTATAAACTTATCAATGAATTTATGTGTGTTATTAGGAGGAAATCCATCccatacaggtacaggtacagaatttgggactttttttttttttttttttttttaagcctttttggcttttcaacgccccttcttaatatagaaatagtttagggttgcgtacatgcgtatgaaattttttaaatgttcattcatcataatcgaatggttttattaatgatttagagtcattgtctagaagattcttgaactggtcaacagttttagctgtttttgttgaattattcagtgcattccatccttgaACTGCTCTAatgctaaaagaaaacttacgaatatttgttctacaACATTTTGTgaaaaaggttagtatttgaacttctggtaacatggagtttgttagtagaaaagaaggtgcaggggtcagtgtcaactATTTTATTAATGATCTTGAATACctgtatcatgtctcctctatatcttctgtatttttgtgaatgcaagtttagttgTCTCAAACGGTTTTGGTAGTCCAAATTTCTTAACTCTGGTATCATTTTAGTTGCCGATGACTAGAACAATGTACTGACACAACTTTAATACAATAGAAATATTTCAGAGAACAGTAATTGTTATGTTTTGCTTTGCAAAAGGATCGTATCTTCAGGCCAAACTGACAAATACATCGGTGTTTACAGTGTGTGACGGTACGAATTTAAACAACGTGCACTGCAAAACTGGATGCAAACTCATCGCGGTCAGAGGGCGGAGACTTGCCCATTTTGCAGACGTCAAAAACCGTGGCTTAGCCAATGGGGAAGTGCGTAACATTTATTGACCGGCTTTCGGCAAAACGATCCCACTGCTTGCTTTGCGCAGTTCGAAATTCAAAGAGTGCTGCGGCAGAGGACCAAAAcgcggttgtgtgtatgtggataaGTTATGACAGTGTTATGGATAAGTCTCAAAGAAAAATCCGTCGATCCCCATCAGTGAAACGGAGAAGCAAAGTGTTACCTGTTGGACAAAGGGTGAGTTTTTATTTGTCGTACGCACACTGAAATTAGGCTGTCAGTGTCATTTATAACTGATAAGTGAAAGTAACCATCGGTACCTCGATCAGTGTCATTCCCATCCAGCATCATCATCGCGCACAGGCCATGACAACAGCCGTGAATCGGCTTGCAGGTTGTAAATAACACACAGAAGAGTGTGGGTTGAAACAAAAGCTGAAAACGGGCAGATTACAGCTTTTTTTAGACAACGTATGGCCGACACCGACCACACTTTTTTTCCAAGCT from the Babylonia areolata isolate BAREFJ2019XMU chromosome 21, ASM4173473v1, whole genome shotgun sequence genome contains:
- the LOC143296005 gene encoding E2F-associated phosphoprotein-like → MSQFVSDRTYDYFDLGDESDQERAESSEDEIDIILHGTPEQRRRLCNSHAKEQHQRASQTSGQARSLQFKEQQQQSSSEDEFEKEMNAELDKTVSMLEKSRASKPVQEPTANSSTASGTDTVMPGSSTGGEKRKQDFYNDIYFDSDDEDNYEGEGEARVPRHHTKPSNDDLLYDPHMDEEDQQWVDQQRQRHQGKRQQRPGGQKKAGKQQAAPTTDAVLDCPACMITLCLDCQRHDIYPNQFRAMFVMNCKINKSELLSVPEQAAKKKFKKSKKSKGQSGGLGENGSHVEESVSSSSSRDQFHPVLCEECDTVVGVVDVEEVYHFFNVLVRRP